The genomic region CCGGGCGGGCACACCGCGGAGGCGCCGCCGGGCGGGCACACCGCGGAGGCGCCGCCGGGCGGGCACACCGCGGAGGCGCCGCCGCCGCGCTATCCCATCCACGCATCGCAACACGACGTGGAGACCGAGTACGTCCAGCGCGTGGCCGCGCCGGCCGCACCGCGGCGCGCCGCGCGCGCGGCCGCCGTCGTGGGCGGCGCGGTCGTCCTCGGGATCGCCGCGTTCGTCGTGACCGGCAAGGTCGTCGGGCGCGGCGGCGCGTCAGGTGCGGCGTCGAGCGGCGACGCGGAGGGGGCTTCGGTGGTCGTGCCGCGCGAGGAGATCGAGGTAGCGCCGCCGGTCGATGCATCCGCCGCCGACACCGGAGCGGGCTCGAAACCGAGCCCTGCCGGCGCCGCCGGGCCGGCGGGCGATCGACCGCACCGCGCCGCGGACGCACCGGCGCCCAAGAAGAAAGTCAAGCGGAAAGTGCGCGTGCGGAAGAAGAAGAAACGGCGACGGCGGTGACCTCCGGCGCCGCCGGGCGAAACCCGATGTTGCTGACGCAACGAAATGGGTCGGCGGCGGAGGTCGCAATGGAGCGGATCGGTCCGGTCCGGCGATGCGGGAGGCACGTCGCGGTGCGGGCGACGCGGCCCGCTGGCGGACGGGGCCCGTTGCCAACAGCGCCACCGCCGGCGTCGCGATGCGCACAGCCCGGTCCGGGTGCGGAACGGCCGACCGGACCCGTCGACGCGTGCCGACTTCGCTGGCGCTGCGAGGCGTGCAGCCGCCTGGCCCCGCGACGGCGGCGCTGGTCCGACTGAGCCCGCGAGGCCGCGCGCGTCGTCGCGCCGTACCCCATTCGACCTGGACGACGGCGAGCACGACCCGCGAGGCCGCGCGCGTCGTCGCGTCGCGCCGTACGGCCGCGCGGTCACGACGAAGGACCAGCCGGCCCGCACAGCTCGACGACGACGTCGTACAGAAGCTCCGTCCCCCAATGGAGGCCCGCGATGGGCACGCGCTCGTTGTGGCCGTGGAACATGTCCGCGAAGCGGATGCCCGAGCCGCGTTCGATCTTGACCGGCGAAAACCCGTACCAGCGCGCGCCCGTGCGGGTGAAGTACTTGGCGTCGGTGAACCCCGGGATGATGTACGGCACCACGACCGCGTCCGGCTCGCGGCGGCCCACCTGAGCGCAGATGATGTCCCACAGCGGCGACTCGACCGGGTCCGTCACCACCGGCGGAGCGGATTTGATCACTTCGAGTTCGACGTCCGGGCCGAGCACCGCGCGCAGCTCGGCGAGGAACGACTCGTCGGTTTGTCCGGGCAACGTGCGGCCGTCGATCAACACCTCGGCCCGGTCGGGAATCACGTTGATCTTCGCGCCGCCGCGCACGACGGTCGGCGTCGCCGTGTTCGACAGCAGCGCCGCGATGCCCCGCGCCATGGATGCATCGGGGACCAGAGGCAGCACCCGCTGGAGCAGATGCGGCCGAGTGAGCAGTTTGACGAGCGGCTGGACGATGGCCGGCTGGCACCGCGCGATCGCTTCGAGGAACGCGCGCGTCGCAGTCGTCGGGTGGACCGGCAGGCGGCTGCGGCCGAGGCGGTCGAGAGCGCGGCCCAGCCGAACGATCGCGCTGTCGTCGCGTGGCATCGAGCCGTGGCCCGGTTCTCCGCGGACGCGGGCGCGCACCCAGCAGATCCCCTTTTCCGCTACCTGTACCGGGTAGAACGTCGTTCCGCCGACGTGCAGCGAAAAGCCGCCGCTTTCCCCGATTGCGTATTCGGCTTCGACCAGCTCGCGGTGATGTTCGACGAGCCAGCGAGAGCCGACGTCGCAGCCCGCCTCCTCGTCCGCGACGGCAGCGAAGATCACGTCGCGGTCGAGCGCGGCGTCGTCGCGCGCGAGCTTGCGCAGGATGGCGGCGCACATCGCGGCCATGTTCTTCATGTCGATCGCCCCCCGCCCCCACAGGCAGCCGTCGGCGACGGCGCCGGAAAACGGCGGGTGGTCCCAGTGCTCCGGGTCGGCTTCGACGACGTCCAGGTGCGCGGTGAGCAGCAGCGGTGGAGCCTTGCCCCGCCCGCGCCGGCGAACGACCAGGTTGGTGCGACCCGGCGCGCTGTCGAGCAGGGTCGGCTCGTACCCCACCTCGGCCAGCTCGCGCGCGAGCAGCTCCGCGGCCGGTCGCTCGTTGCCGGGAGGATTCGTCGTGTCGATCCGCAGCAGCTGCTGGCAGATCCGCTGAGCGTCGGCTCCCAGGGGCGGCGCGTCCGACATGCGCGGACTGTACCCGATCGCCGGGTGCCGCGGCCTGGCGGCGCGACCGCGTCCGGATCGCGCGGTCGTCGACCGAGCGGCAGGCGGGGGCATCGCGGCCGGGCGCACGGCACGGGCGGGCGCCCGGCGCGGGCGGGCGCGCGGCACGGGCGGGCGCGCGGCATCACGGGCGGCCGCGCGGCGCGACCGCGACATGCATGTCGCGGGTGGCCGCTCGACGCCGAAACGCGCAAGCGCCAACTACCCCACATGCGACGTGGCGGCCGGCGGCACGGCCGTTGCGACGGCGCGGCCGCATGACGCGTAAGCTCGCGGGACCCAATCGAGTTGCGGCGTCCGCCGCCATCGTCACCGCGCTCGCGGCCGGGCTCGGGTGCAGCGGGGGAGAGGACCTGGCGGCAGGGGCGCCCGACGCGGGCCCTGGAGTCGGCTCCGACGCCGGGGCGGGCACTCCCCAGTGCTTCTCGTCCAACGAGTGCCCGGCTGGCTGGGAGTGCTCCGAGTTCGGCGTGTGCCTCCCGCCTCCGGTGGGCCAGCCCGATGGCGGCGCCGAACTCCCGCCGGAGGTTGAATACGAGCTGAGCCGCCCCGTGAGCGCGCTCCGCTACGTCTACGTCGCGATGGCCGACCAGGATGTCCTCGCCAAGATCGACGGCCGGACCCTGGCGGTCACATCCATCCACGTCGGCGACCAGCCCGAGGTGCTGGCCGCCGTGCCGGGAACCGACGCGGCCATCGTCCTGGATTCGATCAACGGCACCGCGACGATCGTGCGGCCCACCGTCGACCGCGATGCGACCGTCGTGTTGCCGACCTTGCCGCGGCTCAACGCGCTGTCGGTGGACCCGACCGGGGCGTACGCGGTCGCGTGGTTCGACCTCGCCAAGGCGGCG from Deltaproteobacteria bacterium harbors:
- a CDS encoding M20/M25/M40 family metallo-hydrolase, producing MSRSRRAAARDAARPPVPRARPRRAPARAVRPAAMPPPAARSTTARSGRGRAARPRHPAIGYSPRMSDAPPLGADAQRICQQLLRIDTTNPPGNERPAAELLARELAEVGYEPTLLDSAPGRTNLVVRRRGRGKAPPLLLTAHLDVVEADPEHWDHPPFSGAVADGCLWGRGAIDMKNMAAMCAAILRKLARDDAALDRDVIFAAVADEEAGCDVGSRWLVEHHRELVEAEYAIGESGGFSLHVGGTTFYPVQVAEKGICWVRARVRGEPGHGSMPRDDSAIVRLGRALDRLGRSRLPVHPTTATRAFLEAIARCQPAIVQPLVKLLTRPHLLQRVLPLVPDASMARGIAALLSNTATPTVVRGGAKINVIPDRAEVLIDGRTLPGQTDESFLAELRAVLGPDVELEVIKSAPPVVTDPVESPLWDIICAQVGRREPDAVVVPYIIPGFTDAKYFTRTGARWYGFSPVKIERGSGIRFADMFHGHNERVPIAGLHWGTELLYDVVVELCGPAGPSS